The following are encoded in a window of Hymenobacter sp. GOD-10R genomic DNA:
- a CDS encoding LytTR family DNA-binding domain-containing protein yields MSASIHTLLVDDEPLARHLLRELLADFPALAVAGECANGPEALAALQAGGYDVVFLDVQMPGLDGVQVLQQLRAVGQPLPLVVFVTAYDQYAVAAFGLHAVDYLLKPLDPDRFADCVHRVQLQINQRDTHAAGADLAALLRAWPPAAPTPLPDYQDRFLVKQPERQFFVPAADVCYLEATSSGVLLHLAGATHPLRATLSQLAERLDPAHFLRIHRSVVIQTEHIMEFKPWAHGEYLFRMANGLHVTSSRSYNTVIQQFLKRFG; encoded by the coding sequence ATGAGCGCTAGCATCCATACTCTGCTGGTAGATGATGAGCCTTTGGCCCGCCACTTGCTGCGCGAGCTGCTAGCCGACTTCCCCGCCCTGGCCGTGGCCGGCGAGTGCGCCAACGGCCCCGAGGCCCTGGCTGCCCTGCAAGCCGGCGGCTACGACGTGGTGTTTCTGGACGTGCAGATGCCCGGCCTCGACGGGGTGCAGGTGCTGCAACAGTTGCGGGCCGTCGGTCAGCCCCTCCCCCTGGTGGTGTTCGTGACGGCCTACGACCAGTATGCCGTGGCCGCCTTCGGCCTGCACGCGGTCGATTACCTATTGAAGCCCCTCGACCCCGACCGCTTTGCCGACTGTGTGCACCGGGTGCAACTACAAATAAACCAGCGCGATACCCACGCCGCCGGGGCCGACCTGGCAGCCCTGCTCCGCGCCTGGCCCCCGGCCGCCCCTACCCCCCTACCCGACTATCAGGACCGTTTCCTGGTGAAGCAGCCGGAGCGGCAGTTTTTCGTGCCCGCCGCCGACGTGTGCTACCTCGAAGCCACCAGCAGCGGCGTGCTGCTGCACCTGGCCGGGGCCACCCATCCGCTGCGGGCCACCCTAAGCCAGCTGGCCGAGCGCCTCGACCCGGCCCATTTTCTGCGCATCCACCGCTCGGTTGTTATTCAGACCGAGCATATTATGGAGTTTAAGCCGTGGGCGCACGGCGAGTACTTGTTTCGGATGGCGAATGGGCTGCACGTTACGTCGTCGCGCAGCTACAACACAGTTATTCAGCAGTTTTTAAAGCGGTTTGGGTGA
- a CDS encoding DUF305 domain-containing protein — MAAFQHGMDSVMVVMDEGMRRMDGANPADIDASFAAMMVPHHQGAVDMARLQLLYGKDPALRRLAQSIIAEQQVEIQQMQAWLKQHPAKP, encoded by the coding sequence GTGGCTGCCTTCCAGCACGGCATGGACTCGGTGATGGTGGTGATGGACGAAGGCATGCGCCGCATGGACGGGGCCAACCCTGCCGACATCGACGCCAGCTTTGCGGCCATGATGGTGCCGCACCACCAGGGAGCCGTGGACATGGCCCGCCTGCAACTCCTCTACGGCAAAGACCCGGCCCTGCGCCGCCTGGCCCAGAGCATCATCGCCGAGCAGCAGGTCGAGATTCAGCAGATGCAAGCCTGGCTGAAGCAGCACCCGGCCAAGCCCTAG
- a CDS encoding YncE family protein — translation MKYLLLPALLLAGTAARAQAVSHRDRVYTADQISNTVSVIDPMDNKLLGQVILGKPQPDLTSALYRGQALVHGLGASPDHRLLAVVSVGSNNVTFIETATNALKGSVYVGRAPHEPTFRPDGKEVWVTVRGEDYLSVIDAATLRETRRIQVPNGPGQIAFSPDGKRAFVCSSFSPELAVVDVATYKVIKKIPVVSPFSPNIFPTKDGQQIWFTHKDVGKVSVLDTKTLTISGVLTTGPITNHVATVDLPTGKLAYVTVGGEDVVKVYSREPGFKQLATIAVGANPHGIWPAGDGSRVYVGLENGDSAVAVSTATNRVLGKIKVGQAPMALMYVPDAVPSGVASAANLGQQLIDQPTVIRNLRPPTPGPAAGTMNLRSEGLVDLATFNLRALAPNTDYDIYLTNSTQAPYARAYPLTTVHTDAKGGAMGQALGPVQRIASGDLHPAGKAFTRVVVAPKANDGPPALVGD, via the coding sequence ATGAAATACCTTCTCCTACCCGCCCTGCTGCTGGCCGGCACCGCTGCCCGAGCCCAGGCCGTAAGCCACCGCGACCGGGTGTATACCGCCGACCAGATTTCCAACACCGTGTCCGTTATCGACCCGATGGATAACAAGCTGCTGGGCCAGGTGATACTAGGCAAGCCGCAGCCCGATTTAACGTCGGCCCTCTACCGGGGGCAGGCGCTGGTGCACGGCCTGGGGGCCTCGCCCGACCACCGGCTGCTGGCCGTGGTGTCGGTGGGCTCCAACAACGTCACGTTTATCGAAACGGCCACTAATGCCCTGAAAGGCAGCGTGTACGTAGGCCGCGCCCCGCACGAGCCCACCTTCCGCCCCGATGGCAAGGAGGTATGGGTGACGGTGCGCGGCGAGGACTACCTCTCGGTGATTGATGCCGCCACGCTGCGCGAAACCCGTCGCATCCAGGTGCCCAACGGGCCGGGCCAAATCGCCTTCAGCCCCGATGGCAAGCGGGCCTTCGTGTGCTCCAGCTTCTCGCCCGAGCTGGCGGTGGTGGACGTGGCTACCTATAAGGTTATCAAGAAAATACCCGTCGTCAGCCCGTTCTCGCCCAACATCTTTCCCACCAAAGACGGCCAGCAAATCTGGTTCACGCACAAGGACGTGGGCAAAGTATCGGTGCTCGATACCAAGACCTTGACCATCAGCGGCGTGCTGACGACGGGGCCCATCACCAACCATGTCGCCACGGTGGACCTGCCCACCGGCAAGCTGGCCTACGTGACGGTGGGCGGCGAAGACGTGGTGAAGGTGTACAGCCGCGAGCCGGGCTTTAAACAGCTAGCGACCATTGCGGTGGGGGCCAATCCGCACGGCATCTGGCCCGCGGGCGATGGCAGCCGGGTGTACGTGGGCCTCGAAAACGGCGATTCGGCGGTGGCCGTGAGCACGGCCACCAACCGAGTACTAGGCAAAATCAAGGTCGGCCAGGCCCCGATGGCGCTGATGTACGTGCCCGATGCCGTGCCCTCGGGTGTGGCCAGCGCGGCCAACCTCGGCCAGCAGCTCATCGACCAGCCCACGGTCATCCGTAACCTACGGCCCCCGACCCCTGGACCCGCCGCCGGCACCATGAACCTGCGCTCGGAAGGCCTCGTGGACCTAGCCACCTTCAACCTGCGCGCCCTGGCCCCCAATACCGATTACGACATCTACCTCACTAACTCCACCCAGGCCCCCTACGCCCGCGCCTACCCCCTCACCACCGTGCACACCGACGCCAAGGGCGGCGCGATGGGCCAGGCGCTCGGCCCCGTGCAGCGCATTGCCAGCGGCGATTTGCACCCGGCCGGCAAGGCCTTTACGCGGGTGGTCGTGGCCCCTAAAGCAAACGACGGCCCGCCGGCCCTGGTGGGTGACTAG